From a region of the Prevotella melaninogenica genome:
- a CDS encoding NAD-dependent epimerase/dehydratase family protein, whose translation MKNVLVIGSTGQIGSELTRELRKRYGNDSIVAGYIKGAEPKGELKESGPSAEADVTNPEMIADVVKKYNIDTIYNLAALLSVVAEKKPQLAWKIGIDGLWNILEIARENNCAVFTPSSIGSFGLSTPHTKTPQDTVQRPGTIYGVSKVTTELLSDYYFKKYGVDTRSVRFPGLISYVTPPGGGTTDYAVDIYYAAVRGEKFVCPIKKGTLMDMMYMPDGLHAAISLMEADPTRLVHRNGFNIASMSFDPEEIFNAIKRYKPDFEMEYDIDPLKQGIADSWPDSLDDSCARAEWDWSPQYDLDAMTVDMLKNLEAKLK comes from the coding sequence ATGAAAAATGTATTGGTTATAGGCTCTACAGGTCAAATCGGCTCAGAGCTTACCCGAGAACTTAGAAAACGTTATGGAAACGACAGCATTGTTGCTGGTTACATTAAAGGAGCAGAACCTAAAGGTGAACTGAAAGAAAGCGGTCCATCAGCAGAGGCCGACGTTACTAACCCAGAGATGATTGCCGATGTTGTTAAAAAATACAACATTGACACCATCTACAACCTTGCCGCATTACTCTCTGTAGTAGCAGAAAAGAAGCCGCAACTGGCCTGGAAAATCGGTATTGACGGTCTGTGGAACATCTTGGAAATAGCACGTGAGAACAACTGTGCGGTCTTTACTCCAAGTTCTATCGGATCATTCGGTTTGAGTACACCTCACACAAAGACGCCACAGGACACTGTTCAACGCCCTGGTACAATCTATGGTGTATCAAAGGTTACCACAGAGTTGCTCAGCGACTACTACTTTAAGAAGTATGGTGTTGATACCCGTTCAGTACGTTTCCCTGGTTTGATTTCCTACGTAACTCCTCCAGGTGGCGGTACTACTGACTATGCAGTTGACATCTATTACGCTGCTGTTCGTGGTGAGAAGTTCGTGTGTCCTATCAAGAAGGGAACACTGATGGACATGATGTACATGCCAGATGGCTTGCACGCAGCTATCTCATTGATGGAAGCTGACCCAACTCGTTTGGTTCATCGCAATGGTTTCAACATTGCTTCTATGAGCTTCGACCCTGAAGAAATCTTCAATGCTATCAAGCGTTACAAGCCTGACTTTGAGATGGAATACGACATAGACCCACTCAAGCAGGGTATTGCTGACAGTTGGCCAGACAGTCTTGACGACAGTTGCGCACGCGCTGAATGGGATTGGAGCCCTCAGTATGATCTCGACGCTATGACTGTTGACATGCTGAAGAACCTTGAGGCTAAGCTAAAATAA
- the kbl gene encoding glycine C-acetyltransferase — MYGKMKEHLSNALAEIKEAGLYKEERIIESPQSAAIEVKGKEVLNFCANNYLGLSNHPRLIEGAKKMMDKRGFGMSSVRFICGTQDSHKELEAAISDYFKTEDTILYAACFDANGGVFEPLLTDQDAIISDALNHASIIDGVRLCKAKRYRYANADMADLERCLQESQEQRFRIIVTDGVFSMDGNVAPVDKICDLAEMYNALVMVDESHSAGVVGATGHGVSELCKTYDRVDIYTGTLGKAFGGALGGFTTGRKEIIDMLRQRSRPYLFSNSLAPCIIGASLEVFKMLKESNELHDKLVENVNYFRDKMMAAGFDIKPTQSAICAVMLYDAKLSQVYAAKLLEEGIYVTGFYYPVVPKGEARIRVQLSAGHNREQLDKCINAFIKIGKELGVLK, encoded by the coding sequence ATGTACGGTAAGATGAAAGAACATCTCAGTAATGCACTTGCTGAGATTAAAGAAGCAGGACTTTACAAAGAAGAAAGAATCATTGAGAGTCCTCAAAGTGCAGCAATCGAAGTAAAAGGTAAGGAAGTTTTGAACTTCTGTGCTAACAATTATCTTGGTCTTTCTAATCATCCACGTTTGATAGAAGGTGCTAAGAAGATGATGGATAAACGAGGATTCGGTATGTCCTCTGTTCGTTTTATCTGTGGAACACAGGACAGCCACAAGGAACTTGAGGCTGCTATCTCTGATTACTTCAAGACTGAAGACACTATTCTCTATGCTGCTTGCTTTGACGCTAATGGTGGAGTCTTTGAGCCATTGCTCACAGATCAAGATGCTATTATCTCTGACGCACTCAACCACGCCTCTATTATTGATGGTGTACGCCTTTGTAAAGCGAAGCGTTATCGCTATGCAAATGCTGACATGGCAGACCTTGAGCGTTGTCTACAGGAGTCACAGGAACAGCGTTTCCGTATCATCGTTACGGATGGTGTGTTCTCAATGGATGGTAACGTTGCTCCAGTTGACAAGATCTGTGACCTCGCTGAGATGTATAATGCCCTCGTGATGGTTGATGAGTCTCACTCTGCTGGTGTCGTTGGTGCTACTGGTCATGGTGTAAGCGAACTCTGTAAGACCTATGATCGTGTGGATATCTACACAGGTACACTCGGTAAAGCATTTGGTGGTGCACTCGGAGGATTTACTACTGGTCGCAAGGAAATCATTGACATGCTTCGTCAGCGCAGTCGTCCATACCTCTTCTCTAACTCACTTGCACCTTGTATTATCGGTGCCAGCCTTGAAGTATTCAAGATGTTGAAGGAGAGTAATGAACTTCATGACAAGCTTGTTGAGAACGTTAACTACTTCCGTGATAAGATGATGGCTGCTGGTTTTGATATTAAACCAACCCAGAGTGCTATCTGTGCGGTAATGCTTTACGATGCAAAGTTGTCTCAGGTATATGCAGCTAAGCTTCTTGAAGAGGGTATCTATGTAACTGGTTTCTATTATCCTGTAGTACCAAAGGGCGAGGCTCGTATTCGTGTTCAGCTCTCTGCTGGTCATAATCGTGAGCAACTTGACAAGTGTATTAACGCTTTCATCAAGATTGGTAAGGAACTTGGTGTGTTGAAATAA
- a CDS encoding thiol protease/hemagglutinin PrtT → MTYSIFQINSKKTVFSAHNNLLRRSFLILSLLLSVSANYAGNVDFNTALSIARTYVNVSKKAALNVKTRAAATATQQPYYVFNDDAGKGFVVVAGDDKMGKVLAYSHEASLDMNNLNPEARYLFDSYRQVYEELGKNKTLTTRAGAATKAADAVQPLLKSKWGQDYPYSKQTQYVTGCVATAVAQVMYYHKWPAQGKGQESYTVKFDNTVRSADFTKSHYDWDNMLPDYNRRNVTTKQEDAVALLMNDVGIATNMQYTDRASGTQSYMAERALCNYFDYDASMVTRANEGVDNFIEIVKNELRNGFPLYISGDSKTGGGHAWVCDGFDEEDRFHMNFGWNGQANGYYSLATLSVTSTGSEFNGAQHSFNLRLHVIAIHPNKPNTPKIDDDIAYQSPNIKFNNDGMMAFVGDAPTTTSDASKVMYTGFINQANTVLVGDIGLGIYDQEGKLVKVTPYGQDGRKIFSKERFVFNDGEWISGGVITDKVTFTLDFKSLTNGTYSLYPIAARMLEDGTLGAWARMKTAPRIVMKVENSKITYLELPTEKPTFQLTAEPKLDNKVMLGEPNVLRLDIRKLDANIFYGTVKVELINNDNKVVYTTETAGTIDFDTFTTKRVRLPFNLPYDIASGTYHLRTTITNTDNISYPVREMPSQEPYTLTIEEKSQAGIFSKATVYTQDNEEGSVPMENFDVSKSPTFRVACIATLAENVHYKGGLTLYLIDTVTGMSIQVTKNPIQVDLTQADNMAIITSDWINPKTEKLINNRRYRVALFGVVDGRNVDLLPISTTSPYLSLINGPYDRYPDDVANGVEDIHIKPTLQFVDGRLHVKQLDLKRVEVYGMNGMLVASSAANGTDNLTLSIPKGTYVVRIITQSGGYTSVIR, encoded by the coding sequence ATGACATATTCCATATTTCAAATTAATAGCAAAAAGACTGTGTTTTCAGCACATAACAACCTATTGAGAAGAAGTTTTCTCATTCTTTCCCTCCTACTTTCTGTATCAGCAAACTATGCTGGCAATGTTGATTTCAACACTGCTTTAAGCATAGCAAGAACGTATGTAAATGTCAGCAAGAAGGCTGCCCTAAACGTAAAAACGCGTGCTGCAGCAACAGCAACACAGCAACCTTACTATGTCTTCAACGATGATGCAGGCAAAGGTTTTGTAGTCGTTGCGGGCGATGATAAGATGGGAAAGGTGTTAGCCTACAGCCACGAGGCTTCACTTGATATGAACAACCTCAACCCAGAAGCACGTTATCTCTTCGATTCCTATCGACAGGTGTATGAGGAGTTGGGCAAGAATAAGACGCTTACCACACGTGCAGGAGCAGCAACAAAAGCAGCTGATGCTGTGCAACCTTTGCTAAAAAGCAAGTGGGGACAGGACTATCCCTACAGCAAGCAGACCCAATATGTAACGGGGTGTGTGGCTACTGCGGTTGCACAGGTAATGTATTACCATAAATGGCCAGCACAAGGTAAGGGACAAGAAAGCTACACGGTGAAGTTTGATAACACTGTTCGTTCAGCCGATTTCACAAAGTCACACTACGACTGGGACAATATGTTGCCTGATTATAACCGCAGAAACGTTACTACAAAGCAGGAAGATGCAGTAGCTTTGTTGATGAATGATGTGGGTATTGCAACCAATATGCAATACACGGATAGGGCAAGTGGTACGCAGAGTTATATGGCTGAGCGTGCTTTGTGCAATTACTTCGACTATGATGCCTCAATGGTAACAAGAGCAAACGAGGGTGTTGATAACTTTATCGAGATTGTAAAGAATGAGCTCCGCAATGGGTTTCCACTCTACATATCTGGTGATTCGAAGACTGGAGGTGGTCATGCGTGGGTTTGCGATGGCTTTGATGAAGAGGATAGGTTCCACATGAACTTTGGATGGAATGGTCAAGCAAATGGCTATTACTCACTTGCTACCTTGAGTGTAACGTCTACAGGTAGTGAGTTTAACGGCGCACAGCATAGCTTCAACCTTAGACTTCATGTCATTGCAATACATCCCAACAAACCTAATACGCCTAAGATTGATGATGATATAGCGTATCAGTCGCCTAATATCAAGTTTAACAACGATGGTATGATGGCGTTCGTAGGGGATGCTCCTACCACAACATCCGATGCATCAAAGGTGATGTATACAGGGTTTATCAACCAGGCTAATACTGTTCTTGTGGGCGACATCGGTTTAGGTATCTATGACCAAGAGGGCAAACTGGTAAAGGTAACACCTTACGGACAGGACGGAAGGAAGATATTCAGCAAAGAGCGGTTTGTCTTTAACGATGGTGAGTGGATTTCTGGAGGTGTGATTACTGATAAGGTAACCTTCACACTCGACTTTAAGTCATTGACTAATGGCACCTATTCACTCTATCCTATTGCTGCACGAATGCTGGAAGATGGCACGTTAGGCGCTTGGGCAAGAATGAAGACTGCCCCTCGTATCGTGATGAAGGTTGAGAACAGTAAGATAACTTACTTAGAGTTGCCAACGGAAAAGCCGACCTTCCAGCTCACAGCCGAACCTAAGTTAGACAACAAAGTGATGTTAGGTGAGCCGAATGTACTCCGTCTGGACATCCGCAAGCTGGATGCTAATATCTTCTATGGAACCGTAAAGGTGGAACTAATTAACAATGATAATAAGGTAGTATATACCACTGAAACTGCAGGAACAATAGACTTTGATACCTTCACAACCAAGCGTGTTAGACTGCCGTTCAACCTTCCTTACGACATTGCCTCGGGTACTTATCACTTACGCACGACCATCACTAATACCGACAATATAAGCTATCCGGTGCGTGAGATGCCTTCACAAGAACCTTATACACTGACGATTGAGGAAAAGAGTCAGGCTGGTATCTTCTCAAAAGCGACTGTTTATACGCAAGATAACGAGGAAGGAAGTGTCCCAATGGAGAACTTTGATGTATCAAAAAGTCCAACCTTCAGAGTCGCATGTATTGCCACTCTTGCAGAGAACGTACATTACAAGGGTGGTCTGACGCTCTATCTTATCGACACTGTGACAGGTATGTCTATCCAAGTGACAAAGAATCCGATACAGGTAGACCTCACACAGGCTGATAATATGGCAATAATAACCAGCGACTGGATTAATCCAAAGACCGAGAAACTCATCAATAACCGACGCTATCGAGTGGCATTGTTTGGTGTGGTGGATGGTAGGAATGTCGACTTATTACCAATTTCGACAACGTCACCTTACCTTTCCCTCATCAATGGACCATACGACAGATACCCTGATGATGTAGCAAATGGTGTGGAAGATATACATATTAAACCTACATTACAGTTTGTTGACGGACGCTTACACGTAAAACAGCTGGACTTGAAGCGTGTGGAGGTATATGGTATGAATGGTATGTTGGTAGCAAGCAGTGCTGCGAATGGCACCGATAATCTTACCCTCTCTATTCCAAAAGGAACCTACGTGGTACGCATCATCACACAAAGTGGTGGTTACACAAGCGTTATCCGATAA
- a CDS encoding 1-acyl-sn-glycerol-3-phosphate acyltransferase: MKIPSEFDPIRPFEPEELPAVYDRILADKQFQMVLAYLYPDVPAEAIAKKMHACKTNLEFQKTFCYPFLQRLVTELSLGCSMDAVNIDTRKRYTFVSNHRDIVLDSAFLDKLLMDVGFATTCEIAIGDNLLSQDWVRDLVRINKSFTVERALHSVEMLRASKRMSEYIHFAIAEKNDNVWIAQRQGRAKNSNDLTQPAILKMMAMGGEGTIIERLKQLHIVPLAISYEYDPCDYLKAREYQLRRDLPYWKKTAEDDLESMLVGIKGYKGHIFYKCAPCIDEWLDTVDEELPKNKLFDTIAAHIDHQIHSNYKLYPINYVALDMIQDTRVYEEYYTVEDYQNFNTYLDGQIEKIDIENRDDKFLRTCLLTQYAYPAKNYIAASSESGRFKSLLNRLTFKK, translated from the coding sequence ATGAAAATACCATCAGAGTTTGACCCTATCCGTCCGTTTGAACCGGAAGAACTACCGGCAGTCTATGATAGGATTCTTGCTGATAAGCAGTTTCAAATGGTGCTGGCGTATCTCTACCCTGATGTTCCAGCAGAGGCGATAGCAAAGAAGATGCACGCCTGCAAGACAAATCTTGAATTCCAAAAAACATTCTGCTATCCTTTCCTCCAGCGTCTTGTCACGGAGTTGAGCTTAGGCTGTAGCATGGATGCAGTCAATATCGATACACGCAAACGTTATACCTTCGTCAGCAACCATCGCGACATTGTGCTCGATTCTGCTTTCCTCGACAAGCTTCTCATGGATGTTGGCTTTGCCACTACTTGTGAGATTGCTATCGGTGACAACCTCCTTTCGCAGGATTGGGTGCGTGACTTGGTGCGTATCAACAAGTCATTTACTGTAGAGCGTGCCCTCCATTCGGTTGAGATGCTCCGTGCAAGCAAGCGTATGTCAGAGTATATCCACTTCGCTATTGCTGAGAAGAATGACAATGTATGGATTGCTCAACGACAGGGAAGAGCGAAGAATTCAAACGACCTTACCCAACCTGCGATCTTGAAGATGATGGCTATGGGTGGCGAAGGCACTATCATCGAACGTCTGAAACAGCTCCACATCGTGCCATTAGCTATCTCTTACGAGTACGATCCATGCGATTATCTCAAGGCACGTGAGTATCAATTGCGTCGTGATTTACCTTATTGGAAGAAGACCGCAGAGGACGATCTCGAGAGTATGTTAGTAGGAATCAAGGGCTACAAGGGACATATCTTCTACAAATGTGCACCATGTATTGACGAATGGCTTGACACAGTAGATGAGGAACTGCCGAAGAACAAGCTCTTCGATACGATTGCAGCACATATCGATCACCAAATCCACAGTAACTACAAACTCTATCCTATCAACTACGTGGCACTGGATATGATTCAGGATACACGTGTTTACGAAGAGTATTATACAGTGGAAGACTACCAGAACTTTAACACTTACCTCGATGGTCAGATTGAGAAGATTGACATTGAGAACCGTGATGATAAGTTCTTACGCACTTGTCTGTTGACACAGTATGCTTATCCTGCAAAGAATTACATTGCTGCATCATCAGAAAGCGGCAGATTTAAATCACTTCTAAATCGTCTCACCTTTAAGAAATAA
- a CDS encoding DeoR/GlpR family DNA-binding transcription regulator — protein MTKEDRQNAILDQLLTQESVLVSDLATSLDVSLVTIRKDLTELEKAGKLYRSHGKAILINPFTNNRSVNEKEKLKAEEKQLIGAEAVKLLVKDDSIILASGTTIHALACNIHSESRLTIVSASLQATMTLAANDNIDIIQLGGMVRHSSVSVVGQYSMEILRGCSFTKLFLGVDGIDLDFGISTTDMREAELNRSMMNAAQKTIVLADSSKFGRRGFAKISGLEDVDIIITDAKIPQFVANKIEEMGIELIIAGS, from the coding sequence ATGACAAAAGAAGACAGGCAAAATGCCATTCTCGACCAGCTTCTGACACAGGAGTCTGTATTGGTTTCCGATTTGGCAACCTCCTTGGATGTGTCATTAGTAACGATACGAAAAGACCTAACCGAACTTGAAAAGGCTGGAAAGCTCTATCGAAGTCATGGTAAGGCGATTCTTATCAATCCGTTTACCAACAATCGTTCAGTAAACGAGAAGGAAAAGCTAAAAGCGGAAGAGAAACAACTCATCGGAGCAGAGGCTGTCAAGCTACTTGTGAAAGACGATTCAATCATTCTTGCATCAGGAACAACGATTCATGCGTTGGCTTGTAATATCCATTCTGAGAGCAGACTGACGATTGTTTCAGCCAGTCTTCAAGCCACAATGACCTTAGCAGCCAACGATAATATTGACATTATCCAACTTGGTGGCATGGTTCGCCACAGCAGTGTGTCGGTTGTTGGGCAATATAGTATGGAGATACTGCGTGGCTGTTCGTTTACAAAACTCTTCTTGGGTGTGGATGGTATCGACCTTGACTTCGGTATCTCAACAACAGATATGCGTGAAGCAGAACTGAACAGAAGTATGATGAACGCTGCACAGAAGACCATTGTCTTAGCTGATTCAAGTAAGTTTGGTCGTCGTGGATTCGCAAAGATTAGTGGACTTGAGGATGTTGACATCATCATTACCGATGCTAAAATACCACAGTTTGTAGCCAACAAGATTGAAGAAATGGGCATAGAACTAATCATTGCAGGTTCTTAG
- a CDS encoding glycosyltransferase, which yields MKYSIIVPVFNRPDEVEELLESLLSQEEKDFEVVIVEDGSQIPCKEVCDKYADKLDLHYYSKENSGPGQTRNYGAERAKGEYLLILDSDVVLPKGYIRAVSEELKREPADAFGGPDCAHESFTDTQKAISYSMTSFFTTGGIRGGKKKLDKFYPRSFNMGIRRDVYQELGGFSKIRFGEDIDFSIRIFKAGKRCRLFPEAWVWHKRRTDFRKFWKQVYNSGIARINLYKKYPESLKLVHLLPMVFTVGTALLVLMILFGLFLQLFPIINVFGSVFIMMGLMPLVLYSVIICVDSTLQNNSLNIGLLSIEAAFIQLTGYGCGFISAWWKRCVCGMDEFAAYENNFYK from the coding sequence ATGAAGTACAGCATCATTGTTCCTGTTTTCAATCGTCCGGATGAGGTTGAAGAACTATTGGAGAGCCTGCTTAGCCAGGAGGAGAAGGATTTTGAGGTCGTTATCGTTGAAGACGGCTCACAAATTCCGTGTAAGGAGGTGTGCGATAAGTACGCTGATAAGCTCGACCTGCATTATTATAGCAAAGAAAATTCGGGTCCAGGGCAGACCCGTAACTATGGTGCTGAGCGTGCAAAGGGTGAGTATCTGCTCATTCTCGACTCCGATGTTGTACTTCCGAAGGGTTATATCCGTGCTGTGAGTGAGGAACTAAAACGTGAGCCAGCCGACGCTTTTGGTGGACCTGACTGTGCACATGAGTCTTTTACCGATACTCAGAAGGCTATTTCTTATTCAATGACCTCGTTCTTTACGACGGGAGGAATACGTGGTGGTAAAAAGAAACTTGACAAGTTCTATCCTCGTTCATTTAATATGGGTATCCGTCGTGATGTCTATCAGGAGTTGGGAGGTTTCTCAAAGATACGTTTTGGAGAGGATATCGACTTCTCGATTCGTATCTTTAAGGCTGGAAAACGTTGCCGACTGTTCCCTGAGGCATGGGTTTGGCATAAGCGTCGTACGGATTTCCGCAAGTTCTGGAAGCAGGTTTACAACTCTGGTATTGCGCGAATCAACCTCTATAAGAAGTATCCTGAGTCGCTGAAACTTGTCCATCTCTTACCGATGGTATTCACTGTTGGAACGGCTTTATTGGTTTTGATGATTCTCTTTGGACTCTTCTTGCAGTTATTCCCAATAATCAATGTCTTTGGAAGTGTCTTTATCATGATGGGCTTAATGCCATTGGTGCTATACAGTGTCATTATCTGTGTGGATTCAACCCTACAAAACAACAGTCTTAACATTGGTCTTCTCAGTATCGAAGCAGCCTTTATTCAGCTTACCGGCTACGGTTGTGGCTTCATCAGTGCATGGTGGAAACGCTGCGTATGCGGCATGGACGAGTTTGCTGCATATGAGAATAACTTCTATAAGTAA
- a CDS encoding four helix bundle protein, protein MLKRENNILLTKVDAYSNRIIRLYKYLKDVEKEFILSKQLLRSGISIGANIAERQSAQSSADFIHKLEVALKEAKETHYWLGKLLIGEYINDIGYQSMSNDNIEIIKLLTSIIVTKKRNMRSGLDVKY, encoded by the coding sequence ATGCTTAAACGTGAGAACAATATTCTATTGACGAAGGTCGATGCTTATAGCAATAGGATAATACGCCTATATAAATATCTTAAGGACGTAGAAAAGGAGTTTATTTTGTCCAAACAGCTCCTTAGAAGTGGCATAAGTATAGGTGCGAATATAGCCGAAAGGCAGAGTGCACAAAGCTCTGCTGATTTTATACACAAACTTGAGGTAGCTCTTAAAGAGGCTAAGGAAACTCATTATTGGCTTGGAAAACTCTTGATAGGAGAGTATATCAATGATATCGGATATCAGTCTATGAGTAATGATAATATAGAGATAATCAAGTTGTTAACTTCTATTATTGTTACGAAAAAGAGGAATATGAGAAGTGGACTCGATGTCAAATATTAG
- the radC gene encoding RadC family protein produces the protein MNYEFPKLSITHWAEADRPREKLERLGAAALSDAELLAILIGSGTPKESAVDLMKRILNDCNNNLNTLGKLSIRDLEQYKGIGSAKAITILAACELGKRRQKATVEEAPILNSAENIYQFMHTTIQDLDIEEGWVLMMKQNFRLIEAKRISVGGLTMAPVDLRLMMKEVLLKNTTVLAFCHNHPSGSTNPSRDDDILTSHIHKACELLHIHFADHVILTDGGYFSYREEGKL, from the coding sequence ATGAATTATGAATTTCCAAAACTCTCTATCACTCACTGGGCTGAGGCTGATCGCCCACGCGAAAAACTTGAAAGACTGGGGGCTGCTGCACTCAGTGATGCAGAATTACTGGCTATTCTGATTGGTTCTGGCACACCAAAAGAGAGTGCGGTAGACCTAATGAAGCGTATTCTCAATGACTGTAATAATAATTTGAATACACTTGGGAAGCTTTCTATTCGCGACTTAGAGCAATACAAGGGTATCGGTTCGGCAAAGGCAATCACTATCCTTGCTGCTTGTGAATTAGGTAAACGGCGGCAGAAGGCGACAGTGGAAGAGGCACCAATACTCAATAGTGCCGAGAATATCTACCAGTTTATGCACACGACGATACAAGACCTTGATATCGAAGAAGGCTGGGTTTTAATGATGAAACAGAATTTCCGACTCATCGAAGCCAAGCGCATTTCGGTGGGTGGACTTACTATGGCACCTGTCGATCTTCGTCTGATGATGAAGGAAGTGCTGCTAAAGAACACTACCGTTTTGGCTTTTTGTCATAATCACCCCAGTGGCAGTACGAATCCAAGTCGGGATGATGATATACTGACATCGCATATTCATAAGGCTTGCGAATTGCTGCATATTCATTTTGCAGACCATGTAATACTCACCGATGGAGGGTATTTCTCATATCGAGAGGAGGGAAAGTTATAG
- a CDS encoding metal-sulfur cluster assembly factor → MTIEEKTKIEERIVDVLKTVYDPEIPVNIYDLGMIYKIDVDDEGNLDMDMTFTSPSCPAADFILEDVRTKVESVEGVKTANINLVFEPVWDQSMMTEEARVELGFE, encoded by the coding sequence ATGACAATAGAAGAGAAAACAAAGATAGAAGAAAGAATCGTTGACGTGTTGAAGACCGTTTACGACCCAGAGATACCTGTGAATATCTATGATCTTGGTATGATTTACAAGATTGATGTGGATGACGAGGGCAACCTTGATATGGACATGACCTTTACCTCTCCATCATGCCCTGCTGCAGATTTCATCCTTGAAGACGTACGTACAAAGGTGGAAAGTGTAGAAGGTGTCAAGACTGCTAACATCAACCTTGTCTTTGAGCCAGTATGGGATCAGAGCATGATGACTGAAGAAGCACGCGTTGAATTAGGTTTTGAGTAA
- a CDS encoding UDP-2,3-diacylglucosamine diphosphatase → MKNIYFLSDAHLGSLAIEHRRTHERRLVRFLDSIKHKAAAVYLLGDMFDFWNEYKYVVPKGFTRFLGKISELTDMGVEVHFFTGNHDLWTYGYLEKECGVILHRKPITTEIYDKVFYLAHGDGLGDPDPMFRFLRKVFHNRFCQRLLNFFHPWWGMQLGLNWAKRSRLKRKDGKEVPYLGEDKEYLVQYTKEYMSTHKDIDYYIYGHRHIELDLTLSRKARLLILGDWIWQFTYAVFDGEHMFLEEYVEGESKP, encoded by the coding sequence ATGAAGAATATCTATTTCCTTTCCGATGCACACCTCGGTTCACTCGCTATAGAGCACCGTCGCACACATGAACGCCGCCTTGTACGCTTCTTGGATAGCATTAAGCATAAGGCTGCGGCAGTCTATTTGCTGGGCGATATGTTCGACTTTTGGAATGAATATAAGTATGTTGTTCCTAAAGGTTTTACTCGTTTCCTTGGTAAGATATCTGAATTAACGGATATGGGGGTGGAAGTCCATTTCTTTACTGGTAACCATGACCTCTGGACTTATGGCTATTTAGAAAAGGAATGTGGCGTTATCCTTCACCGTAAACCGATAACAACTGAGATATACGATAAGGTGTTTTATCTTGCACATGGGGATGGATTAGGTGACCCCGACCCAATGTTTCGTTTTCTTCGTAAGGTATTTCATAATCGTTTCTGCCAACGACTGCTCAACTTCTTTCACCCTTGGTGGGGAATGCAGTTAGGTTTGAATTGGGCAAAAAGGAGTAGATTGAAGCGTAAGGATGGGAAGGAAGTTCCCTACTTGGGAGAAGACAAGGAGTATCTTGTGCAATACACGAAGGAGTATATGTCCACACATAAAGATATAGACTATTATATTTACGGACATCGTCATATTGAACTCGATCTCACCTTGTCGCGGAAAGCACGTCTGTTGATTCTTGGTGACTGGATATGGCAGTTTACTTACGCTGTTTTCGATGGTGAACACATGTTCCTCGAAGAGTATGTTGAAGGTGAAAGCAAGCCTTAA